TTGTGGCTGTTGTTTGCTAAAAAATTGGTTTAAACCAAAATTAACTTCTTGTTCAATTCCAGCCTTATTTTTTCTTGAAAAATTGTCTAACTTTATTTTTCCGAGATTATATTTTCGAATATTTTTTCTTTTTGAAACTTGAGATTGTTTTTTTTGTAAAGCATGTACTTTATTTCTTTGTTTCATTTTTATATTTAATTTATCCGAATATGAACTCATTTTTTTGCCGAATTCAATACCATACTTTCTATTTTTAGAATCCGTAATAACTTCCGTATATCCAAAGTCAACAGCTTCAATATATTCGTTTTTTATCTTTTTTGGCTTTAAAATTGCCGTATAATGCATTTCAATATAATTTTTATATAAAACAACTTTAATGTTTCCCTTAATCGGAGTATTACCTAATAGCGGAATAACTAATCTTTTTCCTTTGTCTAAAGTCATTATGCTTATATATTGTCTGCCGTTATTTTCAAATATTTTATAACAATCTGCATCCAATACAAAACTTCTCGATTTTTTTATACTT
The nucleotide sequence above comes from Desulfobacterales bacterium. Encoded proteins:
- a CDS encoding transposase codes for the protein MDADCYKIFENNGRQYISIMTLDKGKRLVIPLLGNTPIKGNIKVVLYKNYIEMHYTAILKPKKIKNEYIEAVDFGYTEVITDSKNRKYGIEFGKKMSSYSDKLNIKMKQRNKVHALQKKQSQVSKRKNIRKYNLGKIKLDNFSRKNKAGIEQEVNFGLNQFFSKQQPQVLITEDLRHLFSFGKIKSWNRKFSSWVKGFLQDRIGFKALARGSCHEQVNPAYGSQTCIKCGFVWKGNRVLDRFKCGFCGHEDYADRVAAMNYKSRYGDKEITRYTPFREVKTILDERFRRRLETSYEGTVPGRTSDTVSIALRTVIDTSVVQGGFLAVCT